In Cynocephalus volans isolate mCynVol1 chromosome 16, mCynVol1.pri, whole genome shotgun sequence, the following proteins share a genomic window:
- the LOC134364804 gene encoding FERM domain-containing protein 3-like isoform X3, with product MAKCLVKIQTRRSLHLHMVNHCSGNVFVRLLRHSSKVTARNAGVPLPKEDAISAPFISSSPVKEAREYEDPPSEEEDKTKGEPLTISELACDPSASLPPTPVDNDEIDMLFDCPSRLELQREDSDSFEELDADENAFLVAEEEELKEARRALSWSYDLLTGHIRVNPLVKSFSRLLVLGLGLLLFVFPLLLLLLESGGIL from the exons ATGGCAAAATGCTTGGTCAAGATCCAGACTCGACGCAGCCTCCACTTGCACATGGTAAACCACTGCAGCGGGAATGTGTTTGTCCGTCTGCTGAGACACAGCTCCAAGGTCACAGCTCGGAACGCCG GTGTCCCGTTGCCTAAAGAGGATGCCATTTCTGCTCCCTTCATCTCCAGCTCTCCAGTGAAGGAAGCCCGGGAGTATGAAGATCCCCCAAGCGAAGAGGAAGATAAAACAAAAGGAGAGCCCTTAACCATCTCTGAACTAGCCTGTGACCCAAGTGCcagcctgccccccacccctgttGACAACGATGAGATTGACATGCTCTTCGACTGTCCCTCTAGGCTTGAGTTGCAAAGAGAAGACTCGGATTCCTTTGAGGAGCTGGACGCAGATGAAAATGCCTTTTTGGTTGCTGAAGAAGAGGAGTTGAAGGAGGCTCGCCGAGCTTTGTCGTGGAGCTATGACCTTCTGACCGGCCATATTCGGGTGAACCCACTGGTCAAGAGCTTTTCCAGGCTCCTTGTGCTGGGCCTGGGACTGCTGCTCTTTGTCtttcccctgctcctcctccttttgGAGTCAG GAGGAATACTGTAG
- the LOC134364804 gene encoding FERM domain-containing protein 3-like isoform X2 has translation MAKCLVKIQTRRSLHLHMVNHCSGNVFVRLLRHSSKVTARNAGVPLPKEDAISAPFISSSPVKEAREYEDPPSEEEDKTKGEPLTISELACDPSASLPPTPVDNDEIDMLFDCPSRLELQREDSDSFEELDADENAFLVAEEEELKEARRALSWSYDLLTGHIRVNPLVKSFSRLLVLGLGLLLFVFPLLLLLLESVSMQ, from the exons ATGGCAAAATGCTTGGTCAAGATCCAGACTCGACGCAGCCTCCACTTGCACATGGTAAACCACTGCAGCGGGAATGTGTTTGTCCGTCTGCTGAGACACAGCTCCAAGGTCACAGCTCGGAACGCCG GTGTCCCGTTGCCTAAAGAGGATGCCATTTCTGCTCCCTTCATCTCCAGCTCTCCAGTGAAGGAAGCCCGGGAGTATGAAGATCCCCCAAGCGAAGAGGAAGATAAAACAAAAGGAGAGCCCTTAACCATCTCTGAACTAGCCTGTGACCCAAGTGCcagcctgccccccacccctgttGACAACGATGAGATTGACATGCTCTTCGACTGTCCCTCTAGGCTTGAGTTGCAAAGAGAAGACTCGGATTCCTTTGAGGAGCTGGACGCAGATGAAAATGCCTTTTTGGTTGCTGAAGAAGAGGAGTTGAAGGAGGCTCGCCGAGCTTTGTCGTGGAGCTATGACCTTCTGACCGGCCATATTCGGGTGAACCCACTGGTCAAGAGCTTTTCCAGGCTCCTTGTGCTGGGCCTGGGACTGCTGCTCTTTGTCtttcccctgctcctcctccttttgGAGTCAG TCTCCATGCAGTAA
- the LOC134364804 gene encoding FERM domain-containing protein 3-like isoform X1 gives MAKCLVKIQTRRSLHLHMVNHCSGNVFVRLLRHSSKVTARNAGVPLPKEDAISAPFISSSPVKEAREYEDPPSEEEDKTKGEPLTISELACDPSASLPPTPVDNDEIDMLFDCPSRLELQREDSDSFEELDADENAFLVAEEEELKEARRALSWSYDLLTGHIRVNPLVKSFSRLLVLGLGLLLFVFPLLLLLLESGIDLSFLCEIRQTPEFEQFHYEYYCPLKEWVAGKVSVLLYMLGCS, from the exons ATGGCAAAATGCTTGGTCAAGATCCAGACTCGACGCAGCCTCCACTTGCACATGGTAAACCACTGCAGCGGGAATGTGTTTGTCCGTCTGCTGAGACACAGCTCCAAGGTCACAGCTCGGAACGCCG GTGTCCCGTTGCCTAAAGAGGATGCCATTTCTGCTCCCTTCATCTCCAGCTCTCCAGTGAAGGAAGCCCGGGAGTATGAAGATCCCCCAAGCGAAGAGGAAGATAAAACAAAAGGAGAGCCCTTAACCATCTCTGAACTAGCCTGTGACCCAAGTGCcagcctgccccccacccctgttGACAACGATGAGATTGACATGCTCTTCGACTGTCCCTCTAGGCTTGAGTTGCAAAGAGAAGACTCGGATTCCTTTGAGGAGCTGGACGCAGATGAAAATGCCTTTTTGGTTGCTGAAGAAGAGGAGTTGAAGGAGGCTCGCCGAGCTTTGTCGTGGAGCTATGACCTTCTGACCGGCCATATTCGGGTGAACCCACTGGTCAAGAGCTTTTCCAGGCTCCTTGTGCTGGGCCTGGGACTGCTGCTCTTTGTCtttcccctgctcctcctccttttgGAGTCAGGTATTGATCTCTCCTTCTTATGTGAAATCCGCCAGACACCAGAGTTTGAGCAGTTTCACTATGAGTACTACTGTCCCCTCAAGGAGTGGGTGGCTGGGAAAGTCAGCGTCCTCCTCTACATGCTGGGCTGCTCATGA